From Microcoleus sp. FACHB-831, a single genomic window includes:
- a CDS encoding alpha/beta fold hydrolase, with amino-acid sequence MQATPVADTAPIPGIYWQWRGQSIYYIKAGERKPGRPPLLLIHGFGASTDHWRKNISGLCNEFEVWAIDLLGFGRSAKPELQYGSDLWRDQLHDFITQVIRQPAVLAGNSLGGYAALCLAAQRPESAAGLILINSAGPFTRTEPAPEPHPFQKVLGEVRTSIFQQSWASFLLFQYTRQRSTIRRVLKNVYLDQSAVTDQLVEEIYRASCDVGAEKVFASVFRTPQGENIDVLLQQLKCPLLMLWGEADPWINAKERGTKFREYYPQLTDHYLRAGHCPHDEVPDRVNELIRSWVLSFEF; translated from the coding sequence ATGCAGGCAACTCCAGTCGCCGATACAGCCCCTATCCCCGGCATTTACTGGCAGTGGCGGGGGCAGTCCATTTACTACATCAAAGCCGGAGAACGCAAACCGGGACGCCCACCACTGCTATTAATTCATGGCTTTGGTGCTTCCACAGACCACTGGCGCAAAAATATTAGCGGACTGTGCAACGAGTTTGAAGTTTGGGCTATCGATCTGCTGGGGTTTGGGCGTTCAGCCAAACCTGAGTTGCAGTATGGCAGCGACCTATGGCGCGATCAGTTGCATGACTTCATCACCCAAGTTATTCGGCAACCAGCGGTATTGGCAGGAAACTCCTTGGGCGGCTATGCAGCTTTGTGCTTAGCAGCGCAGCGTCCCGAATCTGCTGCGGGTCTAATATTAATTAATAGCGCGGGGCCATTTACCAGAACCGAGCCTGCACCGGAACCTCATCCTTTCCAAAAAGTGCTGGGGGAAGTAAGAACTTCTATTTTTCAGCAATCTTGGGCGAGTTTTCTGTTGTTCCAATACACTAGACAACGTTCGACTATTCGCAGAGTTTTGAAGAATGTTTATCTCGACCAGAGTGCAGTAACAGATCAGTTGGTAGAAGAAATTTATCGTGCATCATGCGATGTTGGTGCGGAAAAAGTGTTTGCTTCAGTTTTTAGAACGCCCCAAGGTGAAAACATCGACGTGTTGCTGCAACAGCTAAAATGTCCGCTTTTAATGCTGTGGGGAGAAGCAGATCCCTGGATAAATGCCAAGGAAAGAGGCACTAAATTCCGGGAATATTATCCTCAACTTACAGATCATTATTTAAGAGCGGGTCACTGTCCTCATGACGAAGTGCCAGATCGAGTTAACGAGCTTATTCGGTCTTGGGTGTTGAGTTTTGAGTTTTGA
- a CDS encoding serine/threonine-protein kinase, translated as MSNFPDFSELGYQGERELGHNRSGGRVTYLAVKTPPLSPSNQGRDEGGVPVVIKQFQFAKSHSSWSDYETYQREIQLLQQLNHPSIPRYIDSFETNAGFCLVQEYKQAPSLAKPRQFTPQEIKQIAIALLEVLVYLQQQTPPIIHGDIKPENILVDENLKVYLVDFGFARTGGAELAASSAVKGTLGFMPPEQLFNRQVTEASDLYSLGVTLICLLTGTKSTELGNLIDENYRLNFKHLVPQLSPQFISWLEKMTALSLCDRYPNAAAALEALQSIKNVVGNATTQAQDIVLRGANLTKQVTFLGLASISFIALLGTTLNLSKMSTTAKRTIPTEAVRQLLENRHCPGCNLKNAQLQGIYLAGANLGGANLVRAELGGANLQDANLGGADLVRADLRGADLRGTDLRGADLKAADLRGADLRAANLLGADMRGAKLKGAKMPDSSIHD; from the coding sequence ATGAGCAACTTCCCAGACTTTTCCGAGTTAGGCTATCAAGGCGAACGGGAACTAGGACACAATCGCTCCGGTGGTCGAGTCACCTATCTCGCTGTTAAAACCCCCCCTTTATCCCCCTCTAACCAAGGGAGGGATGAAGGGGGGGTTCCTGTTGTTATCAAGCAGTTTCAGTTTGCCAAATCCCATTCTTCGTGGTCGGACTACGAAACTTATCAACGAGAAATTCAACTGTTACAGCAGTTGAATCATCCCAGCATTCCCCGCTACATCGATTCCTTTGAAACAAATGCTGGATTTTGCCTCGTACAAGAATATAAACAAGCCCCCTCGTTAGCGAAACCGCGCCAATTTACACCGCAAGAAATAAAACAAATCGCGATCGCGCTCTTAGAAGTTTTAGTCTATCTGCAACAGCAAACTCCCCCAATAATTCACGGCGATATTAAACCAGAAAATATCCTCGTTGATGAAAACCTAAAAGTATACTTGGTAGATTTTGGCTTTGCCCGCACAGGAGGCGCCGAACTCGCTGCTAGCAGCGCCGTCAAAGGCACTTTGGGGTTTATGCCACCAGAACAACTATTTAATCGTCAAGTCACTGAAGCATCCGATTTATATAGCCTTGGTGTCACCCTAATTTGCTTGCTGACTGGGACAAAATCAACCGAACTCGGCAACTTAATTGATGAGAATTATCGCCTCAATTTCAAACATCTAGTGCCCCAACTAAGCCCGCAGTTTATTAGCTGGCTGGAAAAGATGACCGCACTCAGCCTATGCGATCGCTACCCTAATGCAGCCGCTGCACTAGAAGCACTTCAAAGTATTAAAAACGTTGTAGGGAATGCAACAACTCAAGCTCAAGATATCGTATTGCGTGGCGCAAATCTTACCAAGCAAGTTACGTTTCTAGGATTAGCCAGCATCAGCTTTATCGCCTTGTTGGGCACAACTTTAAATCTTTCCAAAATGTCTACTACTGCTAAGAGGACAATTCCCACAGAAGCAGTAAGACAGTTACTAGAAAATCGTCACTGTCCGGGATGTAACTTAAAGAATGCCCAACTACAAGGTATCTACCTTGCAGGTGCTAATCTAGGAGGCGCTAACTTAGTGCGTGCGGAACTAGGCGGTGCGAATCTACAGGATGCAAATCTGGGCGGTGCGGACTTAGTGCGTGCAGATTTAAGAGGTGCAGATTTGAGGGGAACAGATTTAAGGGGTGCGGATCTTAAGGCTGCTGACTTGCGTGGTGCTGACTTAAGGGCTGCTAACCTTCTGGGTGCTGATATGCGGGGCGCGAAGCTGAAGGGGGCAAAAATGCCCGATAGTTCAATCCACGATTAA
- a CDS encoding serine/threonine-protein kinase — protein MSNFPDFSRYGYQVETELGQNRTGGRITYKAFSSKTQQSVVIKQFQFAKSGANWSEYQAHQQEIKLLQKLNHPSIPRYLDCFETSAGFCLVQDYKHAPSLAHPRSFTPEEIKQIAIALLEVLVYLQQQYPPIIHRDIKPENILVDEQMQVYLVDFGFARAGGGQVAASSAIKGTLGFMPPEQLFNRQLTTASDLYGLGATLICLLTKTKSTEVGNLIDETYSINFKPLVTQLNPQFINWLEKMVAPSLKNRFDNAAAALESLKSIEVNRARLVASPMKPKTIAAAVLLTSLCFMSAIALPNFLKQGRVARLLETKQCPECDLSDVNLEGADLEGANLVNANLANAKLRGAQLQGAKLRGAELRAAQLQGANLQGAKLRGADLQAADLNGAYLGCDDVSFNLDANDEGANLSFKLGNDVKVNLNASDRGVNFGFNMDDNSGCADLKGANLQDATMPDGSIHD, from the coding sequence ATGAGCAACTTCCCAGACTTTTCCCGCTACGGCTATCAAGTCGAAACTGAGTTAGGGCAAAACCGCACTGGCGGTCGAATCACCTACAAAGCTTTCAGTAGCAAAACTCAACAATCGGTTGTTATTAAGCAGTTTCAGTTTGCCAAATCTGGTGCTAACTGGTCAGAATACCAAGCGCATCAGCAAGAAATTAAATTGCTGCAAAAGCTAAATCATCCCAGCATCCCCCGTTACCTCGATTGCTTTGAAACGAGCGCTGGATTTTGCCTGGTACAGGATTATAAACACGCCCCTTCATTAGCCCATCCGCGATCCTTTACGCCAGAAGAAATTAAACAGATTGCGATCGCGCTCTTAGAAGTCTTAGTTTATCTGCAACAACAATATCCCCCGATCATTCACCGCGATATCAAACCAGAAAATATCCTTGTGGATGAGCAAATGCAGGTTTACTTAGTCGATTTTGGTTTCGCCCGCGCAGGCGGCGGTCAAGTCGCTGCTAGCAGCGCCATTAAAGGCACGTTGGGTTTTATGCCGCCAGAACAGCTATTTAATCGCCAACTAACCACAGCATCAGACTTATATGGTCTTGGCGCGACGCTGATATGCTTGCTGACTAAGACGAAATCAACTGAAGTTGGCAATTTAATTGATGAAACTTATAGCATCAACTTCAAGCCATTGGTAACGCAGTTGAATCCACAGTTTATTAACTGGCTGGAAAAAATGGTTGCACCCAGCCTAAAAAATCGCTTTGATAATGCTGCGGCTGCTCTAGAATCGCTCAAATCGATTGAGGTTAATCGTGCGAGGCTTGTAGCGAGTCCTATGAAACCAAAAACTATAGCCGCTGCTGTATTGCTGACGAGTTTATGCTTTATGAGCGCGATCGCGCTGCCAAATTTCCTCAAGCAAGGGCGCGTTGCTCGCTTGCTGGAAACTAAACAGTGCCCGGAGTGTGACCTCAGCGATGTCAACTTGGAGGGTGCAGATCTAGAGGGTGCGAACCTCGTCAACGCCAATCTAGCCAATGCCAAACTTCGTGGCGCCCAACTACAGGGTGCAAAACTTCGGGGTGCAGAGCTTAGAGCTGCACAGCTACAGGGCGCTAACCTACAGGGTGCAAAACTTCGGGGCGCTGACTTACAAGCTGCTGACCTGAATGGCGCTTATCTAGGGTGTGACGATGTGAGTTTTAACCTTGATGCCAACGACGAGGGTGCAAACCTAAGCTTCAAACTGGGTAACGACGTTAAGGTTAACCTGAATGCTAGCGATAGGGGCGTCAACTTTGGTTTCAACATGGATGATAACTCAGGGTGTGCCGACCTAAAGGGCGCCAATTTACAGGATGCTACGATGCCTGATGGCTCGATCCACGATTAG
- a CDS encoding LOG family protein: MTITPPTTELESLETDIAALIEQLPSLKNGKWIQRALSTLVRIAGSEIDRLDWKILSASLQDMERGFQVFYPYRHVRKVTIFGSARVSPESGEYRMAVDFARYVTQQGYMVMTGAGGGIMQAGNEGAGAEKSFGLNIQLPFEQGANPFIEGDPKLIPFKYFFTRKLFFLRESDAIALFPGGFGTQDEALECLTLCQTGRYGPVPMVLIDRPGGTYWQEWDAYIRKNLVKTGLVSPDDPSLYTITDNLDVACEAINSFYRVYHSSRFVQDKFVIRLKTEISDACVEHLNAQFKDILVKGQIEKTQAFPEEAGDETLDLPRLVLYFNQRGFGRLYQMIAAINSLCTPPPAVTAHPELK; encoded by the coding sequence ATGACCATCACTCCTCCTACCACTGAGCTTGAGTCGCTAGAGACAGACATAGCTGCACTGATTGAGCAGTTGCCTTCCCTAAAGAATGGCAAATGGATTCAACGGGCACTGAGTACCTTAGTGCGGATTGCTGGGAGCGAGATCGATCGGTTGGACTGGAAAATATTAAGTGCATCCCTGCAAGATATGGAGCGGGGGTTTCAAGTCTTTTATCCCTATCGACACGTCCGCAAAGTGACTATTTTTGGTTCGGCTCGCGTTTCACCAGAAAGCGGGGAATATCGCATGGCTGTAGACTTCGCTCGTTATGTGACGCAGCAGGGATACATGGTGATGACGGGAGCTGGCGGCGGGATCATGCAGGCGGGGAATGAAGGCGCGGGTGCAGAAAAGTCTTTTGGTTTGAATATTCAGCTACCGTTTGAGCAAGGGGCAAATCCTTTTATTGAGGGAGATCCCAAGCTGATTCCGTTTAAGTATTTTTTCACGAGGAAGCTGTTTTTTCTGAGGGAAAGCGATGCGATCGCTCTCTTCCCCGGCGGTTTTGGCACTCAAGACGAAGCCTTAGAGTGCTTGACGCTCTGCCAAACTGGAAGATATGGCCCCGTGCCTATGGTATTAATCGACCGTCCCGGCGGTACATACTGGCAAGAATGGGATGCGTATATTCGCAAAAACTTAGTCAAAACTGGTTTAGTCAGTCCCGACGATCCCAGCCTTTACACAATTACAGATAACTTAGACGTAGCGTGCGAGGCGATCAATAGCTTTTACCGGGTTTATCACTCAAGCCGCTTTGTGCAAGATAAATTTGTCATCCGCCTCAAGACAGAAATATCCGATGCCTGTGTAGAACATCTGAATGCTCAATTTAAAGACATCCTAGTAAAGGGACAAATTGAAAAAACTCAGGCGTTTCCCGAAGAAGCAGGCGATGAAACTCTAGACCTACCCCGCTTGGTTTTGTACTTCAACCAAAGAGGCTTTGGGCGCTTGTATCAAATGATTGCCGCGATTAACAGCCTGTGTACTCCGCCACCTGCTGTAACAGCGCATCCAGAACTGAAGTAA
- the trxA gene encoding thioredoxin — translation MSAAAPVTDASFKQDVLESEIPVLVDFWAPWCGPCRMVAPVVDEIAQQYDGQVKVVKLNTDENPNVASQYGIRSIPTLMIFKGGQRVDMVVGAVPKTTLANTLEKYIDPA, via the coding sequence ATGTCAGCAGCAGCACCAGTTACAGACGCCTCGTTTAAGCAAGATGTGCTTGAGAGTGAAATTCCAGTTTTAGTAGATTTTTGGGCACCCTGGTGCGGTCCTTGCCGTATGGTTGCTCCTGTAGTTGATGAAATCGCCCAGCAGTACGACGGTCAGGTGAAAGTCGTAAAGCTAAACACCGATGAAAACCCCAACGTTGCTAGCCAATACGGTATTCGCAGTATCCCCACTCTGATGATTTTCAAAGGCGGTCAGCGAGTTGATATGGTTGTGGGTGCAGTTCCCAAAACCACATTGGCTAATACTTTAGAAAAATATATCGATCCCGCCTAA
- a CDS encoding GuaB3 family IMP dehydrogenase-related protein, which yields MDIQIGRGKTARRAYGIDEIALVPGTRTLDPSLADTRWRIGGIEREIPIIASAMDGVVDVRMAVLLSQLGALGVLNLEGIQTRYENPEPILDRIASVGTTEFVGLMQELYAEPIKPELIEKRIHEIKSQGGIAAVSATPAGATKYGEFVAKAGADLFFVQATVVSTAYLSPSSITPLDLAQFCQEMPIPVILGNCVTYEVTLSLMKAGAAAILVGIGPGAACTSRGVLGVGIPQATAVADCAAARDDYYQETGNYVPVIADGGLITGGDICKSIACGADGVMIGSPFARAKEAPGRGYHWGMATPSPVLPRGTRIRVGTTGTLEQILRGPAVLDDGTHNLLGALKTSMGTLGAKDIKEMQQVEVAIAPSLLTEGKVYQKAQQLGMGK from the coding sequence GTGGACATTCAAATTGGGCGGGGTAAGACAGCTCGCAGAGCTTACGGTATTGATGAAATAGCCCTAGTACCAGGGACTAGGACGCTAGACCCTAGTTTGGCAGATACTCGGTGGCGCATCGGCGGGATTGAGCGGGAAATCCCCATTATTGCCAGCGCCATGGATGGCGTGGTAGATGTACGCATGGCAGTCCTCCTATCTCAACTCGGAGCATTGGGCGTACTCAACTTAGAGGGCATCCAAACTCGCTATGAGAACCCAGAGCCGATTTTAGATCGCATCGCCAGCGTCGGTACAACTGAGTTTGTCGGGCTGATGCAGGAACTCTATGCAGAACCAATCAAGCCAGAACTAATCGAAAAGCGGATTCACGAAATTAAAAGTCAAGGCGGTATTGCCGCAGTAAGCGCTACCCCTGCTGGCGCAACTAAGTACGGAGAGTTTGTCGCTAAAGCTGGTGCTGACTTATTTTTTGTCCAAGCTACCGTCGTCTCCACCGCTTATTTGTCACCCAGTTCGATAACGCCGCTGGATTTGGCGCAATTCTGCCAGGAAATGCCCATCCCAGTTATCTTAGGCAACTGCGTCACCTACGAAGTAACTCTAAGTTTAATGAAGGCAGGCGCAGCAGCGATATTGGTGGGAATTGGCCCTGGCGCAGCTTGTACTTCGAGGGGTGTATTGGGTGTAGGGATACCTCAAGCAACAGCAGTTGCTGACTGCGCTGCGGCTAGAGATGACTATTATCAGGAGACTGGCAACTACGTCCCAGTCATCGCCGATGGCGGTTTAATCACTGGTGGCGATATCTGCAAGTCTATAGCCTGCGGTGCTGACGGTGTGATGATTGGCTCTCCGTTTGCCAGAGCTAAGGAAGCACCAGGACGGGGATATCATTGGGGAATGGCAACGCCCAGCCCAGTTTTGCCGCGTGGTACTCGCATTCGTGTCGGTACTACTGGTACACTAGAACAAATTCTCCGAGGCCCAGCAGTACTCGACGATGGTACTCATAATTTGCTGGGAGCCTTGAAAACCAGTATGGGGACTCTGGGGGCCAAGGATATAAAGGAGATGCAGCAAGTAGAAGTAGCGATCGCCCCCTCCTTGCTTACCGAAGGCAAGGTTTACCAAAAAGCACAGCAATTGGGCATGGGTAAATAA
- a CDS encoding endonuclease MutS2 produces MIQSETLELLEWPRLCQHLATFAATKLGAIAARHLQIPTTQAESGNLLAQTQEVYNLESRQPNALTFEGIGDIGDSLERAELGGMLSGEELLAIATTLSGVRRLRRIIDDQTDMPVLTALVAEVRTYPELEQEIHRCIDERGDVADRASVKLAEIRIELRRLRDRIYSVLQGILQRKANAVGQQVITQRGDRFVIPVKAPQKDAIPGIVHDTSASGATLYIEPQAIVQLGNQLRQEQRREQAEVEAILSALTMQVAAVKPDLEQVLAVATTLDLATARARYSYWLEANPPRFINRNDRQQEEFTDSKIAQTITLRQLRHPLLVWQQKHEQGTAVVPVDLLIQPQIRVVTITGPNTGGKTVTLKTLGLAALMAKVGLFVAAREPVELPWFDLVLADIGDEQSLEQSLSTFSGHIRRISRVLDAIKTDESGELEVENNDENPQSSETNDRPSNPKSKIQNLKSSLVLLDEVGAGTDPAEGSALAIALLHYLADNATLSIATTHFGELKALKYEDERFENASVEFDDVSLSPTYRLLWGIPGRSNALAIARRLGLKPEIVEEAKTHVGEASEDVNQVIAGLEAQRRRQETKAQEAAKLLQQAEQLHQQVSRKANALQERERELKLSQERAVQDAIAQAKGEIASVIRRLQQGTATAGDAQSATNALNEIAQRNLPSRQQPAKPKPAFKPKEGDRVRLPNFGQTAEVLSVSEADGQLTVRFGLMKMTLPLTDIESLDGQKVEQPAKAKPAPPPAAVVQQQPAPVVRTSKNTLDIRGSRVADAEMELDRTIGKMSGEPLWIIHGKGTGQLRRGVHSFLEQHPQVERFDLAESADGGAGVTVVYIK; encoded by the coding sequence TTGATACAATCTGAGACTCTAGAACTACTAGAATGGCCGCGTCTGTGCCAGCACCTAGCTACTTTTGCCGCTACTAAACTGGGGGCGATCGCTGCTCGTCATCTGCAAATTCCAACGACTCAAGCTGAATCGGGCAATCTTTTAGCCCAAACTCAAGAAGTCTATAACCTGGAAAGCAGACAGCCCAACGCTTTGACCTTTGAAGGCATTGGCGACATAGGAGATTCCCTAGAAAGAGCAGAACTGGGGGGGATGTTGTCTGGGGAAGAACTATTGGCGATCGCCACTACTCTTTCCGGCGTCAGGCGTCTGCGTCGCATAATTGACGACCAGACGGATATGCCAGTATTAACGGCATTAGTTGCCGAAGTGCGGACTTACCCAGAACTGGAACAAGAAATTCACCGCTGCATAGACGAACGGGGCGATGTCGCAGATAGGGCTAGTGTCAAACTTGCCGAAATTCGCATCGAACTGCGGCGGTTGCGAGACAGAATTTACAGCGTATTGCAAGGAATTTTGCAACGAAAAGCGAATGCAGTTGGGCAACAGGTAATTACCCAACGTGGCGATCGCTTCGTGATTCCTGTCAAAGCACCCCAGAAAGACGCGATTCCCGGTATAGTCCACGACACTTCTGCTAGCGGCGCGACACTATATATAGAACCGCAGGCGATCGTCCAGTTAGGCAATCAACTGCGGCAAGAACAGCGGCGAGAGCAAGCAGAAGTTGAAGCGATTCTGAGTGCTTTGACTATGCAAGTGGCAGCAGTTAAACCCGACTTAGAGCAGGTGTTAGCAGTTGCTACTACTTTGGATTTAGCAACAGCTAGGGCACGTTACAGCTATTGGTTAGAAGCTAATCCACCTAGATTTATTAATAGAAACGACAGGCAACAGGAAGAGTTCACAGATTCCAAAATCGCACAAACCATCACCCTGCGCCAACTGCGCCATCCTTTGCTAGTTTGGCAGCAAAAGCACGAACAAGGCACGGCGGTGGTTCCGGTAGATTTGCTAATTCAGCCGCAAATTCGGGTTGTAACCATTACGGGGCCGAATACAGGTGGAAAAACTGTCACGCTGAAGACGCTGGGATTAGCAGCGCTGATGGCGAAGGTGGGATTATTTGTAGCGGCGCGGGAGCCAGTGGAACTGCCTTGGTTCGACTTGGTGCTGGCGGATATTGGCGATGAACAGTCGCTAGAGCAGAGTTTATCTACTTTTTCTGGTCACATTCGTCGCATAAGTCGCGTTTTGGATGCGATTAAAACTGATGAGTCTGGCGAGTTGGAAGTGGAGAATAATGATGAAAATCCACAATCCTCGGAAACTAACGATCGACCATCAAATCCAAAATCCAAAATCCAAAATCTAAAATCGTCTTTAGTTTTGCTCGATGAAGTGGGAGCAGGAACCGATCCTGCGGAGGGGAGTGCGTTAGCGATCGCTCTTTTGCATTATCTGGCTGACAATGCGACGCTGAGTATTGCCACCACGCACTTTGGCGAACTCAAGGCGCTGAAATATGAAGACGAGCGATTTGAAAATGCATCGGTAGAATTTGATGATGTAAGTCTTTCGCCTACTTATCGCCTGCTGTGGGGAATTCCAGGGCGTTCTAACGCCCTAGCGATCGCCAGAAGGCTGGGACTTAAGCCAGAAATTGTCGAAGAGGCTAAAACCCATGTAGGTGAAGCATCTGAGGACGTAAACCAGGTGATTGCTGGGTTGGAAGCGCAGCGGCGGCGTCAGGAAACCAAGGCGCAAGAAGCTGCCAAGTTGTTACAACAGGCAGAACAACTGCATCAACAGGTTTCGCGCAAAGCAAATGCATTGCAGGAACGGGAACGGGAATTAAAGCTTTCCCAAGAACGGGCAGTGCAGGATGCGATCGCGCAGGCAAAGGGTGAAATCGCCAGTGTAATTCGCCGCTTGCAGCAAGGAACGGCAACGGCTGGCGATGCTCAAAGTGCAACTAATGCCCTTAATGAAATTGCACAGCGAAATTTGCCGTCGAGACAGCAACCCGCAAAACCGAAACCTGCCTTTAAACCAAAAGAGGGCGATCGCGTCCGCCTGCCTAATTTCGGACAAACAGCCGAAGTGTTGAGCGTTTCTGAAGCGGATGGGCAATTGACTGTGAGATTTGGGTTGATGAAAATGACCCTACCGCTGACGGATATTGAGTCCCTCGACGGGCAGAAAGTTGAACAGCCAGCTAAAGCAAAGCCTGCACCACCGCCAGCAGCAGTAGTCCAGCAGCAACCAGCACCAGTAGTTCGGACTAGCAAAAATACGCTTGATATTCGCGGCAGCCGGGTAGCTGATGCGGAGATGGAGTTAGATCGCACAATAGGGAAAATGTCAGGAGAGCCGTTGTGGATTATTCACGGCAAGGGTACGGGACAGTTGCGGCGCGGAGTACATTCCTTTTTAGAGCAGCATCCTCAAGTTGAGCGTTTTGATTTAGCTGAGTCGGCTGATGGTGGCGCTGGGGTGACAGTTGTTTATATTAAATAG
- a CDS encoding DUF3038 domain-containing protein produces the protein MTSTVKMPSPTPQWSDLPLTSAPDLVQWDNIKAQLDLVLLAIEALAGIGSEAMLQAAAELNLESTIADRVALWRLRQSNPMRKSSGGRKKLDVEEARSLVLIVCHLAKQHQELIRRAVALLEQLAEQNKEPHRTALLGDYLDAFSNTYSDRMEEVEDVSPEQLNGLALKLLIDLLFYSGPNGHRRFWLALLDRAR, from the coding sequence ATGACCTCGACTGTAAAGATGCCCTCGCCAACTCCCCAGTGGTCAGATTTGCCCCTTACTTCCGCGCCCGACTTGGTACAGTGGGACAACATCAAAGCCCAACTGGATTTAGTATTGTTGGCAATAGAAGCATTAGCAGGTATAGGTTCTGAGGCGATGCTCCAGGCAGCAGCCGAACTGAATCTAGAGTCAACCATCGCAGATAGGGTGGCCTTGTGGCGGCTGAGACAGTCAAACCCAATGAGGAAGAGTTCCGGCGGTAGGAAAAAGCTGGATGTGGAAGAAGCGCGATCGCTGGTTCTCATTGTCTGCCACTTAGCTAAACAGCACCAAGAGCTAATTCGTCGTGCTGTTGCCCTACTAGAACAACTAGCAGAGCAAAACAAGGAACCGCACCGCACAGCTTTACTAGGAGATTATCTCGATGCCTTCAGCAACACTTACTCCGATCGCATGGAGGAGGTGGAAGATGTATCGCCCGAACAGTTGAATGGGTTGGCACTTAAACTGCTGATCGATCTGTTATTTTACAGCGGCCCAAATGGCCATCGGCGTTTTTGGTTAGCACTCCTCGACCGCGCCCGATAG